A portion of the Acidobacteriaceae bacterium genome contains these proteins:
- a CDS encoding UDP-glucose/GDP-mannose dehydrogenase family protein, with translation MSTPIQIAVVGSGYVGLVAAVCFAEMGHNVVCVDNDQRKVDALRGGDTLIHEEHLPGLLRRHGNKGVTFTTDLAEATQNAAAIFIAVGTPQSETGDADLSYVEAVASEIARHMNSYKVIVEKSTVPVYTNEWIRRVIERNGVPREMFDVVSNPEFLREGTAVEDFLHPDRIVVGADSERAAAVLGSIYAPLTDGSYYKAAEPIPGVCSQESPAPILFTSTKSAEIIKHASNAFLALKISFINAVSNLCEAADANVEQVAHGIGLDSRIGPKFLRPGIGYGGSCFPKDVAAFRSVADQMGVDFSLLTEVERINVSQKKRFLAKVRSALWTLRGKRLGVLGLAFKGETDDIRESPAIDLCEMLLSEGCQIVAYDPAAMDRAKEELKPSAQMSYVGSIQEAATDADALLILTDWSEFKTVDLDMLQKSLRYPIVIDGRNLFEPRTMAEAGFTYLSVGRPAANPFRERTKA, from the coding sequence ATGAGTACTCCGATTCAAATTGCCGTTGTCGGTTCTGGTTACGTCGGTCTTGTCGCCGCCGTTTGTTTTGCTGAAATGGGTCACAACGTCGTTTGTGTCGATAACGACCAGCGCAAGGTGGATGCATTGCGCGGTGGCGATACGTTGATTCATGAGGAGCACCTTCCTGGGTTGCTTCGTCGTCACGGCAACAAAGGCGTGACATTTACAACTGATCTGGCGGAAGCGACGCAGAATGCCGCAGCTATCTTTATCGCTGTGGGTACCCCGCAGTCGGAGACCGGCGATGCAGATCTGTCGTATGTCGAGGCTGTTGCCAGCGAAATTGCTCGTCACATGAACAGCTATAAGGTGATCGTAGAAAAGAGCACCGTGCCTGTTTACACCAACGAGTGGATTCGTCGCGTCATCGAGCGCAATGGTGTTCCGCGCGAGATGTTCGATGTGGTGTCCAACCCTGAGTTCCTGCGTGAAGGCACGGCTGTCGAAGACTTTCTGCATCCCGATCGCATTGTTGTGGGCGCAGACTCGGAACGCGCTGCCGCTGTTCTGGGAAGCATCTATGCTCCTCTTACAGATGGCAGCTACTACAAGGCCGCTGAGCCGATTCCCGGTGTTTGTAGCCAGGAGTCACCGGCGCCGATCCTCTTCACGTCGACGAAGAGTGCAGAGATCATCAAGCATGCTTCGAATGCGTTCCTTGCACTGAAGATTTCGTTCATCAATGCTGTCTCCAACCTTTGCGAAGCAGCTGACGCCAACGTGGAGCAGGTCGCTCATGGCATTGGCCTCGACTCCCGCATTGGTCCGAAGTTCCTGCGCCCGGGCATTGGCTACGGTGGCTCCTGCTTCCCGAAGGATGTGGCCGCGTTCCGCTCGGTGGCTGATCAGATGGGCGTGGATTTCAGCCTTCTTACGGAGGTTGAGCGTATTAACGTCTCGCAGAAGAAGCGCTTCCTCGCGAAGGTTCGCTCTGCGTTGTGGACGCTTCGTGGCAAGCGCCTCGGCGTGCTCGGACTCGCGTTCAAGGGCGAGACGGACGACATTCGTGAGAGCCCGGCTATCGATCTCTGCGAGATGCTGCTGAGCGAAGGCTGCCAGATTGTGGCCTATGACCCTGCGGCGATGGATCGTGCCAAGGAAGAGTTGAAGCCGAGCGCGCAGATGTCTTATGTAGGCAGCATCCAAGAAGCGGCCACCGATGCGGATGCTCTGCTGATCCTTACGGACTGGTCAGAGTTCAAGACTGTCGACCTGGATATGCTGCAGAAGTCGTTGCGTTACCCGATCGTCATTGACGGGCGCAATCTTTTTGAACCGCGGACGATGGCTGAGGCCGGTTTCACGTATTTGAGCGTGGGGCGTCCCGCCGCAAATCCTTTCCGTGAACGCACGAAGGCCTAG
- a CDS encoding SDR family oxidoreductase: protein MSQPLILVTGAAGFLGSHLCDVLLAEGNDVLGVDNLATGSLANLEHVKNEARFRFEQADICQPFDYGHVDYVFNLASPASPVDYMRLGIETLQVGSAGTINTLEVAKKYGAGYLHASTSECYGDPEVHPQVESYWGNVNPIGPRSVYDEAKRFSEAAVTAYNRYHNVNTHLVRIFNTYGPRLQANDGRVISNFMMQALRGVPLTIYGDGKQTRSFCYVSDLVAGIVALSKSAEHLPTNIGNPGEFTMIECAQEVLALTGSKSELTFQPLPQDDPKQRKPDITKAKSLLGWEPKVPLREGLAKSLDYFKACVAREADAK, encoded by the coding sequence TTGAGTCAACCGCTGATTCTGGTTACGGGAGCCGCAGGCTTCCTGGGATCGCATCTGTGCGATGTACTGCTGGCCGAAGGGAACGATGTTCTCGGAGTGGACAACCTTGCCACAGGTAGCCTCGCCAATCTGGAGCACGTGAAGAACGAGGCACGTTTTCGTTTTGAGCAGGCTGACATCTGTCAGCCGTTCGACTACGGTCACGTGGATTATGTCTTCAACCTGGCTTCGCCGGCCAGCCCTGTCGACTACATGCGTCTCGGGATCGAGACGTTGCAGGTCGGCTCGGCGGGTACGATCAACACGCTCGAAGTCGCAAAGAAGTACGGCGCAGGCTATCTGCATGCGTCGACTTCGGAGTGCTATGGCGACCCGGAAGTTCATCCGCAGGTAGAGAGCTACTGGGGCAATGTGAATCCGATCGGACCGCGGTCGGTGTATGACGAAGCGAAGCGCTTCTCTGAAGCTGCTGTGACGGCGTACAACCGCTATCACAACGTCAACACGCACCTCGTACGTATCTTCAATACGTACGGCCCGCGTTTGCAGGCTAACGATGGCCGTGTCATCTCGAACTTCATGATGCAGGCTCTTCGTGGCGTGCCGTTGACGATTTACGGCGATGGTAAACAGACTCGTTCGTTCTGCTACGTCTCGGATCTTGTTGCGGGCATTGTGGCTCTGTCGAAGAGTGCGGAGCACCTGCCGACGAACATCGGCAACCCCGGTGAGTTCACCATGATCGAGTGCGCGCAGGAAGTCCTTGCGCTTACCGGATCGAAGAGCGAGCTGACCTTCCAGCCGCTGCCTCAGGATGACCCCAAGCAGCGCAAGCCGGATATTACTAAAGCGAAGAGCCTGCTTGGTTGGGAGCCTAAGGTTCCTCTGCGTGAGGGCCTTGCGAAGAGCCTGGATTACTTCAAGGCATGTGTTGCTCGCGAAGCTGACGCAAAGTAA
- a CDS encoding capsule assembly Wzi family protein → MSAFGHSLRRYARLCAFSGLPFVAATLAAAQAPATPPAPPVASVPTSSTTKEVPAPYLPGYASPKGQPVQNDVQQAPAQAAVPQPIPASTVPSVAPYAPLPPTTEDHLGSAYIPVDSPVYPMAMRLYSLGYLDTAFLAMRPWTRRSLLHMLQLTEPKVMSEQNEQAIEILAKLKEYLADEADRQENWGATYGVDKFYTRLSGINGLTLRDSYHLGQSQYNDYGRPYGEGFNNVTGFSTTNEWWRFSLHVRGEYQHAPSIPGYSYAVASQLSCNDYVTGCPMPATYVQDTIPYGNTGSQNNFRLQEAAISFHAAGHEISFGKTDAWMGPGYGGAMAWSNNAENIYSFRINRVEPMYIPLIKHVLGPLRYDFFVGSLKGHTSPNDPWVHAEMFEFQPSSNFQFGFERTVIWGGKGHSPITIHTFLKSFFDINDTTSAEKYSRNDPGARYSTFNFSYRLPFLRHSMTLYVDTIAHDDVTPISAPRRAAYRPGIYLSHVPGIPRLDLRVEATSTDTSTLRSQGGQFNYYEIVQLQGYTNKGFIMGDWVGREAKGGQAWLTYHLSGNEWVQMMYMTKQAPKDFISGGVTQSQIKGEVVKRLGHNLELDGWVQYERWKAPVYQSTNPGAAIPYTGTALYKPNQQNNFIVAAQFTWYPKLRKTGMDGKLR, encoded by the coding sequence ATGTCAGCCTTTGGGCATTCTCTCCGCCGGTATGCGCGCCTCTGTGCATTTTCTGGGCTTCCTTTTGTCGCCGCGACGCTCGCCGCGGCTCAGGCTCCCGCTACCCCGCCAGCCCCTCCTGTTGCGAGCGTTCCCACCTCGTCCACAACGAAGGAAGTCCCTGCGCCCTATCTGCCCGGCTATGCCTCCCCGAAAGGCCAGCCAGTGCAGAACGACGTGCAGCAGGCACCTGCACAGGCAGCGGTTCCGCAACCGATCCCGGCTTCCACAGTGCCTTCCGTCGCGCCGTACGCGCCACTTCCTCCAACGACCGAGGATCACCTCGGTAGCGCGTACATCCCTGTCGACTCGCCCGTGTACCCGATGGCCATGCGCCTCTACTCCCTGGGCTACCTGGACACAGCGTTTCTTGCCATGCGCCCGTGGACGCGGCGTTCCCTGCTACACATGCTGCAGCTCACCGAACCAAAGGTGATGAGCGAACAGAATGAGCAAGCGATCGAAATCCTGGCAAAGCTCAAAGAGTATCTAGCCGACGAAGCCGATCGACAAGAGAACTGGGGCGCGACTTATGGCGTCGATAAGTTCTACACGCGACTCTCCGGCATCAACGGCCTGACTCTTCGCGACAGCTATCACCTTGGGCAATCACAGTACAACGACTACGGTCGCCCCTATGGCGAAGGCTTCAACAACGTTACCGGATTTTCTACGACCAACGAGTGGTGGCGCTTCTCGCTGCATGTGCGCGGTGAGTATCAGCACGCACCGTCCATTCCCGGATACTCCTACGCTGTCGCGAGCCAACTCTCCTGCAACGACTATGTGACGGGCTGCCCTATGCCGGCAACCTATGTTCAGGACACGATTCCCTACGGCAATACCGGCTCTCAGAATAATTTCCGTCTGCAGGAAGCAGCTATTTCATTCCATGCAGCAGGGCATGAAATTTCGTTTGGCAAAACGGATGCATGGATGGGGCCGGGTTACGGCGGAGCCATGGCGTGGTCTAACAATGCAGAAAACATCTATTCTTTCCGCATTAACCGCGTCGAGCCAATGTACATCCCGTTGATCAAGCATGTGCTGGGGCCACTGCGCTATGACTTTTTTGTCGGATCGCTCAAGGGACACACCTCACCAAATGATCCGTGGGTCCATGCAGAGATGTTTGAGTTCCAACCCTCGTCCAACTTTCAGTTCGGCTTTGAACGTACGGTGATCTGGGGCGGCAAAGGCCATTCCCCCATTACGATTCACACGTTCCTGAAGAGCTTCTTCGATATCAATGACACAACATCCGCAGAGAAGTACTCACGGAACGATCCGGGTGCTCGTTACTCGACGTTCAACTTCAGCTATCGGTTGCCGTTTCTGCGCCACTCCATGACGTTGTACGTCGATACGATCGCGCATGATGACGTGACCCCCATCTCCGCGCCGCGGCGTGCGGCCTATCGGCCAGGCATCTACCTCTCGCATGTACCAGGCATTCCAAGGCTTGATCTGCGCGTGGAAGCAACATCAACCGACACCTCGACACTGCGGTCGCAAGGTGGACAGTTCAACTACTACGAGATTGTCCAACTGCAGGGATACACGAACAAAGGCTTCATCATGGGTGACTGGGTTGGCCGTGAAGCGAAGGGCGGCCAGGCATGGCTGACCTACCATCTGAGCGGCAATGAGTGGGTCCAGATGATGTATATGACCAAGCAGGCGCCGAAAGACTTTATCTCTGGCGGCGTAACGCAGAGCCAGATAAAAGGCGAAGTCGTAAAGCGCCTGGGCCACAATCTCGAGCTGGATGGATGGGTGCAATACGAACGCTGGAAGGCACCGGTGTATCAATCCACCAATCCTGGCGCGGCCATTCCTTATACCGGCACCGCGCTCTACAAGCCGAATCAACAGAACAACTTCATTGTGGCAGCACAGTTCACCTGGTACCCGAAACTAAGAAAGACGGGGATGGACGGAAAGCTGCGATAA
- a CDS encoding thiamine pyrophosphate-dependent enzyme, which produces MAENPLLPHRKLQELFTILSRARVLEKKQRTPFGREAVLAATTIHLEAGDYLSSPLSDKPAELLGPARKSPASYADEATRLPLAAATARGLQLTGDRIALAYTTAGEKAQGWEDALTIAQTERLPFVLCVVDATAGRGKAASKALTWPALETLCRKLQMPILTVDGDDAVAMYRAMQEATLRGRTTLGPCVIWAVVTPAATKLTPSQTPLGRLKRYLAARNISRPQ; this is translated from the coding sequence TTGGCTGAAAATCCGCTGCTTCCCCACCGCAAGCTCCAGGAGCTTTTCACCATTCTGTCCCGCGCACGCGTGCTTGAGAAAAAGCAGCGCACACCGTTTGGCCGCGAAGCCGTACTGGCCGCGACGACCATTCATCTGGAAGCAGGCGACTATCTTTCGTCGCCGCTGAGCGACAAGCCGGCAGAGCTGCTTGGACCTGCACGCAAAAGCCCCGCAAGCTATGCCGACGAGGCCACGCGACTGCCATTGGCAGCCGCTACAGCGCGCGGCCTGCAACTGACTGGCGACCGCATTGCGCTCGCCTACACGACCGCAGGCGAGAAGGCGCAAGGCTGGGAGGATGCGCTGACGATCGCGCAGACGGAACGCCTGCCGTTCGTGCTTTGCGTCGTTGACGCCACCGCAGGCCGAGGCAAAGCAGCCAGCAAGGCGTTGACGTGGCCCGCGCTGGAAACGCTCTGCCGCAAGCTGCAGATGCCGATTCTCACGGTGGACGGCGACGATGCCGTGGCGATGTATCGAGCCATGCAGGAAGCTACACTGCGCGGCCGCACAACGCTCGGTCCTTGCGTAATCTGGGCCGTGGTCACGCCAGCAGCCACAAAGTTGACGCCATCGCAAACACCTTTGGGACGTTTGAAGCGGTACCTTGCGGCACGCAACATCTCACGGCCTCAGTAA
- the aceE gene encoding pyruvate dehydrogenase (acetyl-transferring), homodimeric type, translating to MAALDEAVKNDLIAEVHEWIEAFDEVVAHDWEHAADLLLTLRSRAREAGVPATGDVVTPYLNTIPKHDEVPYPGDREKENRIEALLRWNAMAMVHKQNKYDAGIGGHISTYSSQCTLLEVGFNHFFRASYGDQPGDFVYFQGHASPGVYSRAFLEGRLDEQRLKNFRHELRDTPGLSSYPHPWLMQDFWQFPTVSMGIGPLNAIYQARFMKYLENRSLIEKTDRKIWAYLGDGETDEVDTLGAISLGSREKLDNLIFVVNCNLQRLDGPVRGNARIIDELEATFRGANWNVIKVIWGSDWDELFARDHQGLLLKRMEECVDGDFQRFKAKDGAYLRAEFFGKYPELLKLVEDKTDEQLANLHRGGHDPSKIYNAYKRAMEHKGGPTVILAHTVKGYGMPSAQARNATHSEKKLSDKDMALFVERFNIPLPAGAAENADFYRPAADDAALQYLHERRVALGGYLPKREVPESTFKAPQLDFFKTWLAGSNGRAISTTMGFVNMLNGMLKNPEIGKLIVPIIPDEGRTFGFESVMKAVGIYAPEGQKYVPHDADMLLGYNEKKNGQILEEGITEAGSMASFTAAGTAYTNYKIPMVPFYLYYSMFGFQRIGDMAWAFADSRGKGFLMGGTAGRTTMLGEGLQHQDGHSHVLAGTIPTCVTYDPAYVYELAVIVQDGMKRMYENSENCFFYITMYNEDYINPAMPEDADGKLREGILRGIYKFKAADKPAQMQLFGAGPILNEVLKAQEILAEKYGIAADVWSVTSYNELRRNALDTERWNRLHPAAAEKKPYIVEALGEAKGPIVAASDYMKSMPDGLAPWLGSRLVTLGTDGFGRSDNRENLRRHFEVDAPSIVAASLSKLVREGVVKPKVAEKAFAELNINTEWSGAAKA from the coding sequence ATGGCAGCACTCGACGAAGCCGTAAAGAACGACCTGATCGCCGAAGTTCACGAATGGATTGAAGCGTTTGACGAGGTCGTGGCACATGACTGGGAACACGCGGCCGACCTGCTGCTGACGCTGCGTTCGCGCGCCCGCGAAGCCGGTGTCCCCGCTACAGGCGACGTGGTCACACCGTACCTGAACACAATTCCGAAGCACGACGAGGTGCCCTACCCGGGTGATCGCGAGAAGGAAAACCGTATCGAGGCCCTGCTGCGCTGGAACGCCATGGCCATGGTGCACAAGCAGAACAAGTACGACGCAGGCATTGGCGGCCATATTTCGACGTACTCGTCGCAGTGCACGCTGCTGGAAGTTGGCTTCAACCACTTCTTCCGCGCCTCCTACGGCGATCAGCCGGGCGACTTCGTCTACTTCCAGGGCCACGCGTCGCCGGGTGTTTACTCCCGCGCCTTCCTGGAAGGCCGCCTAGACGAGCAGCGTCTGAAGAACTTCCGCCACGAACTGCGCGACACGCCGGGCCTTAGCTCCTACCCGCACCCGTGGCTGATGCAGGACTTCTGGCAGTTCCCCACCGTCTCCATGGGCATCGGCCCGCTGAACGCGATCTACCAGGCACGCTTCATGAAGTACCTTGAGAACCGCAGCCTGATCGAGAAGACCGACCGCAAGATCTGGGCTTATCTGGGCGACGGCGAGACCGACGAGGTCGACACGCTCGGCGCAATCTCTCTGGGTTCTCGCGAGAAGCTCGACAACCTGATCTTCGTGGTCAACTGCAACCTGCAGCGCCTCGACGGCCCGGTACGCGGCAACGCTCGCATCATTGATGAGCTCGAAGCCACCTTCCGTGGCGCAAACTGGAACGTCATCAAGGTGATCTGGGGATCGGACTGGGACGAACTCTTCGCCCGCGACCACCAGGGTCTGCTGCTCAAGCGCATGGAAGAGTGCGTCGACGGCGACTTCCAGCGCTTCAAGGCCAAGGACGGTGCGTACCTGCGCGCCGAGTTCTTCGGCAAGTACCCGGAGTTGCTGAAGCTGGTCGAAGATAAGACCGACGAGCAACTGGCAAACCTGCACCGTGGCGGCCACGACCCCTCGAAGATCTACAACGCCTACAAGCGTGCGATGGAGCACAAGGGCGGCCCCACGGTCATCCTGGCGCACACGGTCAAGGGCTACGGTATGCCCTCCGCACAGGCCCGCAACGCCACCCACTCCGAGAAGAAGCTTTCCGACAAGGACATGGCGCTCTTCGTCGAGCGTTTCAACATCCCCTTGCCAGCTGGTGCAGCCGAGAACGCAGACTTCTACCGTCCTGCTGCTGACGACGCGGCTCTTCAGTACCTGCATGAGCGCCGCGTAGCACTAGGCGGCTACCTGCCCAAGCGCGAAGTGCCGGAGTCGACGTTCAAGGCCCCACAGCTTGATTTCTTCAAGACCTGGCTGGCTGGATCGAACGGCCGCGCGATCTCAACAACGATGGGCTTTGTGAACATGCTGAACGGCATGTTGAAGAACCCTGAGATCGGCAAGCTGATCGTGCCGATCATCCCGGACGAAGGCCGTACGTTTGGCTTTGAATCGGTGATGAAGGCTGTCGGCATCTACGCCCCGGAAGGCCAGAAGTACGTGCCGCACGACGCGGACATGCTGCTCGGCTACAACGAGAAAAAGAACGGCCAGATTCTGGAAGAAGGCATCACGGAAGCTGGTTCGATGGCGAGCTTCACCGCTGCCGGAACGGCGTACACCAACTACAAGATTCCGATGGTGCCGTTCTACCTGTACTACTCGATGTTCGGCTTCCAGCGCATCGGCGACATGGCCTGGGCGTTTGCAGACTCGCGCGGCAAGGGCTTCCTGATGGGTGGCACCGCGGGCCGTACGACGATGCTCGGCGAAGGCCTGCAGCATCAGGACGGCCACTCGCATGTGCTCGCAGGCACGATTCCTACCTGCGTCACCTACGATCCGGCATATGTCTACGAACTCGCCGTCATCGTGCAGGACGGCATGAAGCGGATGTATGAGAACAGCGAAAACTGCTTCTTCTACATCACGATGTACAACGAGGATTACATCAACCCGGCAATGCCCGAGGACGCTGACGGCAAGCTCCGCGAAGGCATTCTGCGCGGCATCTACAAGTTCAAGGCTGCGGACAAGCCCGCGCAGATGCAGCTCTTCGGTGCAGGCCCGATCCTGAACGAGGTGCTGAAGGCGCAGGAAATTCTTGCGGAGAAGTACGGCATCGCGGCCGACGTATGGTCGGTGACAAGCTACAACGAGCTTCGCCGCAATGCGCTCGACACCGAGCGCTGGAACCGCCTGCACCCGGCGGCTGCGGAGAAGAAGCCGTACATCGTCGAAGCTCTTGGCGAAGCCAAGGGGCCGATCGTGGCCGCGAGCGACTACATGAAGTCGATGCCCGACGGGCTTGCTCCGTGGCTTGGCTCGCGCCTGGTTACGCTGGGCACGGACGGCTTCGGCCGCTCGGACAACCGCGAAAACCTCCGCCGCCACTTTGAGGTGGATGCTCCGTCGATCGTGGCCGCTTCGCTCTCGAAGCTGGTTCGCGAAGGCGTCGTGAAGCCCAAGGTTGCCGAGAAAGCGTTTGCCGAACTGAACATCAACACGGAATGGTCCGGCGCAGCCAAAGCCTAG
- a CDS encoding alpha/beta hydrolase — translation MDVLSRTPPASDHRLVYSSGDPHFGDLWLPANLKTGQRVPVVAFFHGGWWKAQYDLAYAGFLADDLRRQGIAVWSIEYRRVGNAGGGWPGTFQDCAAGFDYLKTLAQAYPLDLERVVVSGHSAGGHLAFWIAGRHHLPEGSPVYLPRPAVGVHAAVSLAGAVDLRLTCDLASGEFAHDKRMVADLMGGLPAEYPERFAAGNPGDLLPLSVPQWLLQGTLDDQIPPDLPRRWAENAHRAHDAPVSVQMLEGADHFDVVDPESKHWPVVAATFRKACFS, via the coding sequence ATGGACGTACTTTCGCGCACGCCACCAGCTTCGGACCACCGTCTTGTGTATTCCAGCGGCGATCCTCACTTCGGAGACCTCTGGTTACCTGCAAATTTGAAGACAGGGCAGCGTGTTCCTGTCGTCGCGTTTTTCCACGGGGGATGGTGGAAAGCTCAGTACGATCTTGCCTACGCAGGCTTTCTTGCCGATGATTTGCGTCGTCAGGGCATCGCCGTCTGGTCGATCGAATATCGTCGGGTGGGCAATGCTGGTGGTGGTTGGCCGGGAACGTTTCAGGACTGCGCCGCTGGTTTCGACTACCTGAAAACTCTTGCCCAGGCGTACCCGCTCGATCTGGAGCGGGTCGTCGTCAGCGGACACTCCGCGGGAGGGCACCTTGCCTTCTGGATAGCTGGCCGCCATCATCTACCGGAAGGTTCCCCGGTCTATCTGCCACGACCGGCGGTTGGCGTTCACGCTGCTGTTTCGCTTGCCGGGGCCGTCGATCTTCGCCTCACCTGCGACCTCGCCAGCGGGGAGTTTGCGCACGACAAGCGGATGGTCGCCGACCTGATGGGCGGTTTGCCTGCGGAGTATCCTGAACGCTTTGCAGCCGGAAACCCGGGCGATCTTCTTCCCCTCAGCGTGCCGCAGTGGCTTCTGCAGGGCACGCTCGATGACCAGATTCCGCCTGACCTGCCGCGTCGCTGGGCGGAGAACGCTCATCGTGCCCACGACGCTCCGGTCAGCGTTCAGATGCTCGAAGGGGCCGACCACTTTGACGTGGTCGACCCCGAGAGCAAACATTGGCCAGTCGTAGCGGCCACGTTTCGTAAAGCTTGTTTTTCGTAG
- the argJ gene encoding bifunctional glutamate N-acetyltransferase/amino-acid acetyltransferase ArgJ: MSTSSPAQLPLGFRWASVTAGIKASGKPDVALAVADEPAVAAVMFTKNQVVAAPVIVGRQHLAANGSKVRAVIVNAGNANCCTGDHGLEAAQKTCIAVANAFDCVFDEVFPSSTGIIGVPLPVEKLVAAVPAAKAALGSSQQHAEAFGTAILTTDTKLKTAEASFEHDGKTVRLWGCAKGAGMIGPQLGPPHATMLSYLFTDLAVRAEDLQAMLEPAVEDSYNAISIDGDTSTNDTVLLLASGKSGVEADEDVAKKFAAALQQVTKSLAFQIVDDGEGVTHVVRLAVTGMRSNEEARTLAKSVGNSPLCKTAWSSADPNWGRILAAAGKAGVAFDPAKVTVHIGDLPVFEYGTRSTSYDEARCHEAMSAREFTIRIDFGEGEGASDFLTCDLTHDYVSINADYST; this comes from the coding sequence GTGAGCACTTCTTCCCCCGCACAACTTCCGCTCGGCTTCCGCTGGGCCTCCGTTACCGCCGGCATCAAGGCTTCCGGCAAGCCCGATGTTGCGCTGGCTGTGGCCGATGAACCGGCCGTAGCCGCAGTCATGTTTACGAAAAACCAGGTCGTCGCCGCGCCTGTCATCGTTGGACGCCAGCATCTCGCCGCCAATGGCAGCAAGGTTCGCGCCGTGATCGTGAACGCAGGCAACGCGAACTGCTGCACCGGCGACCACGGTCTCGAAGCCGCGCAGAAGACCTGTATCGCCGTCGCCAACGCCTTTGACTGCGTCTTCGATGAGGTTTTCCCTTCCTCAACAGGCATCATCGGCGTTCCGTTGCCAGTGGAAAAGCTGGTCGCCGCGGTTCCCGCAGCAAAGGCTGCGCTGGGCAGCTCACAGCAGCACGCCGAGGCGTTCGGAACAGCGATTCTGACCACCGACACGAAGCTGAAGACCGCCGAAGCAAGCTTTGAGCACGACGGCAAGACCGTACGGCTGTGGGGCTGCGCGAAGGGCGCGGGTATGATCGGCCCGCAGCTGGGGCCGCCGCACGCGACCATGCTCAGCTACCTCTTTACCGACCTCGCCGTGCGTGCGGAGGACCTTCAGGCGATGCTGGAACCGGCTGTCGAAGACAGCTACAACGCCATCTCCATCGACGGCGACACCTCCACCAACGACACAGTACTGCTGCTGGCCAGCGGCAAGAGTGGCGTAGAGGCTGACGAGGACGTTGCGAAGAAGTTTGCCGCGGCGCTGCAGCAGGTGACTAAGTCATTAGCGTTCCAGATCGTGGACGACGGCGAAGGCGTAACCCACGTCGTGCGCCTCGCCGTGACAGGAATGCGCAGCAACGAAGAAGCACGCACGCTGGCGAAGTCTGTCGGAAACTCGCCTCTCTGCAAAACGGCGTGGAGTTCGGCCGATCCCAACTGGGGCCGCATTCTGGCCGCAGCGGGCAAGGCTGGCGTGGCGTTCGATCCAGCGAAGGTGACCGTGCATATCGGTGATCTGCCCGTCTTTGAGTACGGCACACGATCGACAAGCTACGACGAGGCCCGTTGCCACGAGGCGATGAGCGCACGCGAGTTCACCATCCGCATCGACTTTGGTGAGGGCGAGGGCGCATCCGACTTCCTGACCTGCGATCTGACGCACGATTACGTCTCGATCAACGCGGATTACTCCACCTAG